The nucleotide window CGGCGTCGAGCAACCCGCGGTAGGCCGGGTCGAGCAGGTAGCCGGTGGGCGGGCTGGACAGGCAGCCCAGCAGGTCCAGCAGCACCTCCAGCCGGCGGGCGGCCTCCGGACCGGGGGCGCCGGCGGCGGCCATGGCGACCGTGTCGACGTCGCGCTCCCACAGCCGGGCGCGCACCGGGTCCTCCTGCAGCGCCAGCACGGTGCCGCTGCGCCGCCGGTGCGGGTCCCCCGGGACGGTGAGGACGCTGCGCACCTGGTGGGCGATGCGGATCAGGTCGTCGTCGAGCATCGAGGTGCCCACGAACAGCACGTGCCGGGTCAGCAGCAGGGTCTGCAGCACCCCGGCCAACGCCGTCCGGTGGTCGCCGAACTCCAGGTACTGCTCCCGGGTGAGCACGATGCTGTCGGGGTGCGCGGCGTCGCCGTGCAGCTTGAGCAGCCAGCGGGCGCCCGGCTCGACCTCGGCGAACGGCAGCACCCGCAACGGCCGCCCGACGTCGGCGGCGGCCAGCTCGACCAGCGGGTCGTAGTTGGTGGTCACGAACTCCGCGACCGGCAGCCCGGCGATCAGCGCGTGCGCCAGCCCGTAGGGCCCGGGGCCGAAGCGCTGCTGCACGTAGGTGGTCAGCTGGTCGCGACCGAGCTCGCGGGCCAGCAGCGCCGCGGCGTCCTGCGGCGGCAGCCCGGACAGCCCGGCGGTGAGCTCCTCGGGCAGCCCGGCCCGGTCGGCGAGCTCGTCGAGCAGCGCCTCCCAGGTGGGCAGCCCGGCCGCGGCGCTCACCCCGGCACCCAGGAAGACGGCCAGCTCGCCGGCCCGCGCCCGGGCGCCGAGGTCCTCGGCCACCTCCCGCAAGGGGGCCGGCAGCGCCCATCCCCCGCCCTCGGCGCGGCGCACCCGCTGCGCGGCGGCCAGGTCGCTGGGCCGGCGCAGCACCAGCGCGACGTCGTAGCCGTGCTCGGCCGCGGCCTCGCGCAGCACCGGCAGCAGCTGCTGCAGCAGCGCCCCGCGGCGGCCGGCCGCGCCGCCCCAGCCGGTGCCCAGCGCGGGCAGGCCGACCAGCCGGCGGGCCCGTCCGTGCGCGGGCCGCTCGACCGGGCGCCGGGCGACCGCGGCCAGCGCCTCCCGCGCACCCTCCAGCAGCCAGCTCAGCCCGCGGTCACCGCCGTCCTCGTGCTCCACGGTGTCGACCAGCCACGTGCGCCGGGCCCCGTCGCCGGGCAGCTCGCGCACCCGCGCGCCGGGGTCGAAGGACCCGGCCACGGTCACGCCGTCGTCGTCGGTGACGGCCACCGAGCCGGCCGGCAGCAGCGGCACCCAGCTGGTGCCCACCCGCAGGTCGCGGTCGGTGGGCACCAGGACGTCGTCGCAGGACAGCCGGGTCAGGTCGGCGCCGACGACGAAGACGTGGCCGCTCACCGGACCGGGGGCCGGACGGCGTCCAGCGGCTCACCCAGCGCCGCGCGGGCCGCGGTGTAGGCCGGCCGCCGGAACCGGGCCATCGGGCCGTCGGCGACCAGGCCGGGCGGTGGGTGCAGCACGGCGTCGAAGTGCAGCGGCGGGGCCTGGGGTGGTCGCTCCCCGAGCACGACCCGGGCGAAGGGCTGCTCCGGTCCGGAGCCGACGGTCGCGGCGAGGCCGAAGACGCCGGGACCGTGCGGGTGCGCGGCCAGCAGCACCGGTCCGGCCGGACCGCGGTAGCCCATCATCGAGCCGTAGGTGGTGGCCGGGTCGCGGCGCAGCACCGGCAGCCGGCGGGTCCACCGGCCGCGCCCGGAGGAGGACAGCAGCAGGTCGACCGGCCGCTCCCCCGGCGCGCGCAACGCGAAGCCGAGCAGGTCGGGCCACCGCGGCGGCAGCCCGGCGCCACGGGACAGCCGGACCAGGACGTCGTCCGTGCCGGGCTCGTCCAGCCAGGCGACGCCGCTGGGCCGCGGCAGCCCGGTGCGGTGCAGCCGGGCGGTGAGCACCACGCCGCGGGGGTGCATCGGCCGGCCACCGGAGGCCCGGGCCAGCAGCGCCAGCGGGACGGCGGCGAGCCGGCCGGCGGCCTCGGGGAGATCTGCCATGCCCTGCCGGTCACCCGCAGCGGCCCCGCTCAACCGTCCCTGCGGTGTGTCGGGGCCGGTCGGGCGGTGTACCCGGGGTCAGTCGCGGGTGGTGCCGCAGTCGGTGCAGCGCCGGCGGGCGACGTCGTTGGCGTGCCGGCAGTTCTCGCACGTCCAGGTGGTGCGCTCGATGGTCTCGCTCATGGTCGTCCTCCCAGCCCGCCGGGCAGGTGCCGGCGTCGACGTGCCGGCGGGCCAGGAACACCTGTCTGCCCACCGCACGCTCGAGGCTAGGCAGCGTCCGTGACGACCACGTGTCGTGCGGGGAACGACTGGACGGCGGCCCGTCGACGCCGGGTCAGCGCAGGGCGGCTGCGCCGCAGCCGCCGCCACCGGCGCTGCACGCGCAGCCACCGCAGCCGGCGGCGGGCGCGGGCGCGGCCGCCTCGCGGGCCGAGCGCACCGCGGCGACCAGGTAGCCGATCCCGGCGAGGGCCACGACGGCCACGGCCAGGACCCGGCCGGCGTCCAGGAGGCTGTCGACGCCGCCCAGGACGGCGGTGAGCACCGCAGCCGCGGCGACGACCACGGCCCCGGCGGCGGCGACCGCGGGACGGACGGCCGAGAGAGCGGCGAGCGCGGGCAGCGCCAGCACGGCGGCGGCCACGAAGACCCAGCCGGTGGCGGTGGCCGACAGCAGCGCGACGGCCGCGGCGAGCAGCCCGAGCCAGACGGCCCCGGCGCCGGCGACGGCGACGGTGCGGTCGGCTCCCCCGGTGCGGGCCGCCCGCAGCAGGGTGGCCCCGCGGACGAGCGCGCCGACGCCGAGCACGCCCAGCAGCACCCGCGGACCGGCACCCGACCAGGTGCCGGCCAGCACCGCGAGGGCCAGCAGCGCCGCGCCCAGCGCGGCCGGGCGCACCCAGGTGGGACGGACCGAGGGGGATGTCGACGGGGAGGTCCCGGCCAGCCGGCCGGCGGTCACGGCGTTCGTC belongs to Modestobacter sp. L9-4 and includes:
- a CDS encoding SIR2 family protein gives rise to the protein MSGHVFVVGADLTRLSCDDVLVPTDRDLRVGTSWVPLLPAGSVAVTDDDGVTVAGSFDPGARVRELPGDGARRTWLVDTVEHEDGGDRGLSWLLEGAREALAAVARRPVERPAHGRARRLVGLPALGTGWGGAAGRRGALLQQLLPVLREAAAEHGYDVALVLRRPSDLAAAQRVRRAEGGGWALPAPLREVAEDLGARARAGELAVFLGAGVSAAAGLPTWEALLDELADRAGLPEELTAGLSGLPPQDAAALLARELGRDQLTTYVQQRFGPGPYGLAHALIAGLPVAEFVTTNYDPLVELAAADVGRPLRVLPFAEVEPGARWLLKLHGDAAHPDSIVLTREQYLEFGDHRTALAGVLQTLLLTRHVLFVGTSMLDDDLIRIAHQVRSVLTVPGDPHRRRSGTVLALQEDPVRARLWERDVDTVAMAAAGAPGPEAARRLEVLLDLLGCLSSPPTGYLLDPAYRGLLDAEERTLSAALGDVATALAGTSGRSWAGHEVRRLLEELGHGAG
- a CDS encoding phosphodiesterase — encoded protein: MADLPEAAGRLAAVPLALLARASGGRPMHPRGVVLTARLHRTGLPRPSGVAWLDEPGTDDVLVRLSRGAGLPPRWPDLLGFALRAPGERPVDLLLSSSGRGRWTRRLPVLRRDPATTYGSMMGYRGPAGPVLLAAHPHGPGVFGLAATVGSGPEQPFARVVLGERPPQAPPLHFDAVLHPPPGLVADGPMARFRRPAYTAARAALGEPLDAVRPPVR